In Prevotella sp. oral taxon 475, one DNA window encodes the following:
- a CDS encoding J domain-containing protein: MFKDYYQLLGIFPSASKQEIKQAYRRMSLKWHPDKNAGIDVTEIMQDINEAYEILSNDISRTKYNKEYDSFVKQYESRKPKQNDLNEQSWNYDYEVNDEDLRNDINEARKHAKDLVDEFFKSLKETSKVAAKGAWDGAYGYILGGILATIIFALIRTCESVK, from the coding sequence ATGTTCAAAGACTATTATCAGTTATTAGGTATCTTTCCTTCTGCAAGTAAGCAGGAGATAAAACAAGCTTATAGGAGAATGTCATTGAAGTGGCATCCTGATAAGAATGCTGGTATTGATGTTACTGAAATAATGCAGGACATAAATGAAGCTTATGAGATATTGAGTAATGATATCAGCCGGACAAAGTATAACAAGGAATATGATTCTTTTGTTAAACAGTATGAAAGTCGTAAACCAAAGCAAAACGATTTAAATGAACAGTCGTGGAATTACGATTATGAAGTAAATGACGAAGATTTAAGGAATGACATCAACGAAGCAAGAAAACACGCAAAAGATTTAGTTGACGAGTTCTTCAAAAGCTTAAAAGAAACATCTAAAGTTGCAGCAAAGGGAGCTTGGGATGGTGCTTATGGATATATCTTGGGGGGTATACTCGCTACTATTATATTTGCATTAATTAGAACATGTGAGAGTGTAAAGTAA
- a CDS encoding IS256 family transposase, translating into MLERILNAALKGEMDAHLTSEERSQGNRRKGKMPKQVQTCYGAVTVKTPRDRDGSFEPQTVKKRETILAEGMADQIINMYAFGTSTRDISKYFEREFDTKLSAETISSITDRVLPEIKSWRSRMLDPVYAICWLDAIHYKVKDETRRAVSRAIYNVLGINKEGHKELLGMYVSKSEGANFWLEVLSDLQNRGVRDILVCCIDGLKGFPDAIQSVFPNTSVQLCIVHQIRNSIKHVGSKHQKEFLGDLKTVYGAVSKETAETQLDALAGKWGEMYPIVIKSWRDNWERLTEYFLYTPAIRKLIYTTNTVEGYHRQVRKVTKNKGVFPSDTSLEKLVYLAYRNIREKWTMPLANWAQISQQLAIKFGERFEIM; encoded by the coding sequence ATGTTGGAGCGTATTTTAAATGCTGCTCTTAAAGGTGAGATGGATGCTCATCTCACTTCTGAAGAGCGTTCACAAGGCAATCGCCGTAAGGGTAAAATGCCTAAGCAAGTACAAACTTGTTATGGTGCGGTCACTGTTAAGACACCTCGTGACCGTGATGGTTCCTTTGAGCCTCAGACCGTCAAAAAACGTGAAACGATCCTTGCTGAAGGTATGGCGGATCAGATTATAAACATGTATGCTTTTGGTACAAGTACTCGCGATATCAGCAAGTATTTTGAGCGTGAGTTTGATACCAAACTATCTGCAGAAACCATCAGTTCTATCACAGACAGAGTACTGCCTGAAATCAAGTCATGGCGTTCACGAATGCTTGATCCTGTATATGCAATATGCTGGCTGGATGCCATCCATTATAAGGTGAAGGACGAAACCAGACGTGCGGTCTCACGTGCCATTTACAACGTCTTAGGCATCAACAAGGAAGGCCACAAGGAACTTCTTGGTATGTATGTCTCCAAGAGTGAAGGCGCTAACTTCTGGTTAGAGGTTCTAAGCGACCTCCAAAACAGAGGTGTCCGGGATATACTGGTATGCTGCATTGATGGTCTGAAAGGCTTCCCTGATGCTATACAGAGCGTATTCCCCAATACAAGTGTCCAACTCTGTATTGTCCATCAAATACGCAACTCTATCAAACACGTTGGCAGTAAGCATCAAAAGGAGTTCCTTGGTGACCTTAAGACAGTATATGGTGCCGTCAGCAAAGAGACTGCGGAAACGCAGTTAGACGCACTCGCAGGTAAGTGGGGAGAAATGTATCCCATCGTCATAAAATCATGGCGTGACAACTGGGAGCGCCTCACGGAATACTTCCTGTATACGCCTGCGATACGTAAGCTGATATACACCACCAACACGGTTGAAGGCTACCACAGGCAAGTACGTAAGGTAACAAAGAACAAAGGAGTTTTCCCGTCCGATACTTCTCTCGAAAAACTTGTGTATCTGGCATACCGGAACATACGTGAGAAGTGGACTATGCCACTTGCCAACTGGGCCCAGATATCACAACAATTAGCAATAAAATTTGGAGAACGTTTTGAGATTATGTAA
- a CDS encoding ATP-binding protein, with amino-acid sequence MTHISIPNVTRDDRIGSAFNELFHIIHQTESGSDTIEWSFECAMFLHPFFLAPLAIYKDNCGKNISCKELRDNIDKYFNAICFREVYDATELQNSETLSSYLTKSYIPISRFSIRGRQVDKVQEILQRVIEAQSQVSKKMKTPISYLLSELVGNIGEHSSSECGYIFCQRVRKELYFIIADSGKTIYGSYVDTQKYLDMIGIDEAVAMKIANEGFSTKDRPEAENRGYGISKSREMVVNGLGGAFFMLSGTAFYRHDAGGVNIVNIPEDFRWNGTIILIRLPLDAPEEFNFYSYVE; translated from the coding sequence ATGACCCATATCTCTATTCCAAATGTAACGCGGGACGATAGAATAGGAAGTGCTTTTAACGAACTGTTCCACATCATTCATCAGACTGAATCCGGTTCTGACACTATCGAATGGAGTTTTGAATGCGCGATGTTTCTACATCCCTTCTTTCTTGCACCGCTTGCTATTTATAAAGATAATTGTGGAAAGAACATCTCTTGTAAGGAGCTTCGTGATAACATCGACAAATATTTCAACGCCATCTGTTTTAGAGAGGTTTATGATGCTACGGAATTGCAGAACTCGGAAACGCTCAGTTCTTATCTCACCAAAAGCTACATTCCCATATCGCGCTTCTCAATCAGAGGTAGGCAGGTAGATAAAGTACAAGAGATTCTACAACGGGTCATAGAGGCTCAGTCGCAGGTTTCAAAGAAGATGAAAACGCCGATTTCTTATCTACTCAGTGAGTTGGTAGGCAATATTGGCGAACATTCGAGTAGCGAATGTGGATATATTTTCTGCCAGAGGGTGAGAAAAGAACTCTACTTTATCATAGCCGACAGTGGTAAAACCATTTATGGTAGCTATGTCGACACACAGAAATATCTCGATATGATTGGAATAGACGAAGCCGTGGCAATGAAAATTGCTAATGAGGGATTCTCGACAAAAGACCGTCCCGAAGCTGAAAATCGAGGCTATGGAATATCCAAATCGAGAGAAATGGTTGTGAACGGATTGGGCGGAGCCTTTTTTATGCTTTCTGGAACGGCTTTCTATCGACATGATGCCGGTGGAGTGAACATTGTGAACATCCCGGAGGATTTCAGATGGAACGGAACCATCATTTTGATCAGGCTGCCTCTTGATGCTCCAGAGGAATTTAATTTTTATAGTTATGTAGAGTAG
- a CDS encoding DMT family transporter, which yields MTTTWKGFINASVSAISFGLIPLFTVPVLASGMPATSVLVYRYAAGCAVMLVLLMAGRTRMSLRFGDSLRILLLSLLYAVSSVVLIESYNHLASGIATTLLFSYPVWTLLLSVVFLHERLSAMTTLAIVVAVAGVSCLSGAFDGGRLQSLTGALLATASGLCYAVYMVAFPRMRIRRMPSLKVTFYIFFFTMMLMMLYALFVEGRIRPVGSMPNLVNLVLLGLLPTALSNVTLIFSLKQISSTTAAILGAFEPMTAMGVGILVFGEPFTLPVVLGFALILVSVLILVLCKKGVK from the coding sequence ATGACAACCACTTGGAAAGGATTTATCAATGCCAGCGTGTCGGCCATTTCGTTTGGACTGATACCGTTATTCACCGTGCCCGTGCTGGCCTCGGGCATGCCCGCTACGTCGGTGCTGGTCTATCGTTATGCCGCGGGATGTGCGGTGATGTTAGTATTGTTGATGGCGGGGCGCACGCGAATGTCGTTGCGTTTCGGCGATTCGTTGCGCATCCTGCTCCTGTCGCTGCTTTACGCCGTGTCGTCGGTGGTCCTCATCGAGTCGTACAACCATCTGGCCAGCGGCATCGCCACGACGTTGCTCTTTTCTTATCCGGTGTGGACGCTGCTGCTTTCAGTGGTGTTTCTGCACGAACGCCTCTCGGCGATGACGACTCTGGCCATTGTTGTGGCTGTGGCGGGTGTGAGCTGCCTGTCGGGCGCGTTCGATGGAGGCAGACTCCAATCGCTCACGGGTGCGCTCTTAGCCACGGCCTCGGGTCTGTGTTACGCCGTGTATATGGTGGCCTTCCCCAGGATGCGCATCCGGCGGATGCCTTCGCTGAAGGTGACGTTCTACATCTTTTTCTTCACGATGATGTTGATGATGCTCTATGCGCTGTTCGTAGAGGGACGGATTCGGCCGGTGGGATCGATGCCAAATCTGGTGAATCTGGTTCTGCTCGGGCTCCTGCCCACGGCTCTGAGCAACGTGACGCTCATCTTCTCGTTGAAACAAATCAGCAGTACGACTGCCGCCATCCTCGGCGCGTTTGAACCGATGACCGCCATGGGCGTAGGTATCCTCGTTTTTGGCGAGCCCTTTACGCTGCCCGTGGTCCTGGGTTTTGCGCTGATATTAGTCTCGGTACTCATCCTGGTGCTCTGCAAGAAAGGCGTGAAATGA
- a CDS encoding DUF389 domain-containing protein — protein sequence MKHQELSFFKLLKKYFNINADKEDEQTTIENVESSISFHGAQLWILIFAIFIASLGLNVNSTAVIIGAMLISPLMGPIIGIGLAVGIYDIGLLKRSAINYLIATVISVLTATIYFLITPLNEAQSELLARTSPSLYDVLIALLGGAAGFIALATKGKGNVIPGVAIATALMPPLCTAGYGIAVGNLSYFLGAFYLFFINTVFICLATFVGTRMIKFRQTTIIDAEKIVKVKRFIMAVVVLTMLPAAYMTMLIIKQSITKNNLRSFVREELTFKGTHILSQNINEHDKMLNIVALGKIISHDTIKKASKKLSKYQLADYKLNIIQGDQSDSLLLMNKELSTVTMSREANDKKIIEQSQQIHELEKQLETYTRYESLSSEVSGEMKQLFPSVSQISISNIKEFETDSANHKRYIVVIINSKLRLNSSNRQRLQLWLKERCKADSLRLIITP from the coding sequence ATGAAACACCAAGAATTATCATTCTTCAAATTACTAAAAAAATACTTCAATATCAATGCTGACAAGGAAGATGAACAGACTACGATTGAGAATGTAGAAAGTTCCATTAGTTTCCATGGAGCACAGCTATGGATATTGATTTTTGCTATCTTCATTGCTTCTTTGGGATTAAATGTCAATTCTACGGCAGTTATCATTGGTGCCATGCTGATTTCCCCCTTAATGGGACCTATCATCGGTATTGGATTGGCTGTTGGTATTTATGATATTGGATTGTTGAAACGTTCGGCAATCAATTATCTGATAGCTACGGTTATCAGTGTGCTCACAGCCACCATTTATTTTTTAATTACACCTTTGAACGAAGCACAATCAGAATTATTGGCACGAACTTCTCCATCGCTCTATGATGTGCTGATTGCTCTTTTAGGTGGAGCTGCCGGATTCATAGCATTGGCTACAAAAGGCAAAGGTAATGTTATTCCGGGCGTAGCAATTGCCACAGCACTCATGCCACCACTGTGTACAGCTGGATATGGAATTGCAGTTGGAAATTTATCCTATTTCTTAGGGGCTTTCTATCTATTCTTTATCAATACCGTTTTTATTTGTCTGGCAACTTTCGTTGGAACCAGAATGATCAAATTCAGGCAGACCACCATCATTGATGCCGAAAAGATAGTCAAGGTTAAAAGATTTATTATGGCTGTCGTGGTATTGACCATGCTCCCTGCTGCATATATGACCATGCTTATCATTAAACAGAGCATTACTAAAAATAATCTAAGGAGCTTTGTAAGGGAAGAACTGACGTTTAAAGGTACACATATTTTATCACAGAATATCAATGAGCATGACAAAATGCTCAATATAGTTGCTTTGGGGAAAATAATTTCGCATGATACCATCAAGAAAGCAAGCAAGAAGCTATCCAAGTATCAGTTGGCCGACTACAAGCTCAATATTATTCAGGGAGACCAATCCGACAGCCTATTACTCATGAATAAAGAACTTTCGACAGTCACAATGTCAAGGGAAGCTAATGACAAAAAAATAATAGAACAATCACAACAAATTCATGAGTTGGAAAAACAATTGGAAACCTATACACGTTACGAGTCTTTAAGTTCTGAAGTTTCCGGTGAGATGAAACAACTTTTTCCTTCTGTTAGTCAAATCAGCATCTCAAATATCAAGGAATTTGAGACAGATTCAGCCAATCACAAAAGATATATAGTTGTAATTATAAACAGTAAGTTAAGATTGAATAGTTCAAACAGACAAAGACTACAACTCTGGCTTAAGGAACGTTGTAAAGCAGATAGTCTCAGATTGATAATAACTCCATAA
- a CDS encoding chromate transporter, with protein MTSQYGLAFRTFFKIGLFTLGGGYAMIPIIEAEVVEKNGWIKKEEFLDLIAVAQSCPGVFAINLSIFIGYRMRKLRGALCTSLGTALPSLLIILAVAMFFHQFQDNPVVAALFRGIRPAVVALIAAPTFGLAKDARITLATCWIPLVCALLIWALGVNPVYIIIAAGLGGYLYGRLIQPTEEN; from the coding sequence ATGACATCGCAATACGGACTTGCCTTTCGCACATTTTTTAAAATCGGGCTCTTCACCCTCGGCGGCGGATATGCCATGATTCCCATCATCGAGGCCGAGGTGGTGGAGAAAAACGGGTGGATCAAGAAGGAAGAGTTTCTCGACCTCATCGCCGTTGCGCAGAGCTGTCCCGGTGTGTTTGCCATCAATCTGAGCATCTTCATCGGCTATCGAATGAGGAAGTTGCGCGGAGCCCTCTGCACCAGTTTGGGCACGGCCCTGCCCTCGTTGCTCATCATCCTGGCGGTGGCTATGTTTTTCCATCAGTTCCAAGACAACCCGGTGGTGGCAGCTCTGTTCCGCGGCATCCGACCGGCGGTGGTGGCCCTCATCGCCGCCCCCACGTTCGGATTGGCCAAGGATGCGCGAATCACACTCGCCACGTGCTGGATTCCGTTGGTCTGCGCCCTGCTCATCTGGGCTTTGGGCGTGAATCCTGTTTATATCATCATTGCGGCGGGCCTGGGTGGCTATCTCTATGGCCGATTGATTCAACCCACCGAGGAGAATTGA
- a CDS encoding ABC transporter ATP-binding protein: protein MNWKSLLKIPKNRYSATSLLRWLWLVWKGNRLQAVLNASIGVLQVAASLGQVWAVKHAIDVASGAIQGSVYRAVALMGLLILVDFSLSIASTWVRSILGIKAQNRMQQRMLDRLLRSQWHGRGELHSGDVLNRLEQDVSQVVVFLTETIPSSLSVLTMFVGAFFYLFSMDRLLAFVTVGIIPIFILVSRTYVGRMRQFTRKVRDSDSKVQSVLQETIQNRMLIKTLESTTVMVDKLGDTQGELRRHVVRRTVFSVFSNLVLNFGFALGYLVAFLWAAIRLSHHTLSFGGMTAFLQLVNRIQGPARNLTKLAPAFVAVFTAAERLMELEENPLEEQGDPILLPSPCGVRLSGVSYAYSDEERTILKDLDFDFPPGSCTAVLGETGAGKTTLIRLLLALVTPQQGRVEIYAGDTHLPLSPLTRCNFVYVPQGNTLLSGTIRDNLRLGNLSATDEEMIEALHRSCADFVMELPQGLDTVCSELGGGLSEGQAQRIGIARALLRNRSIMLFDEATSALDPDTERQLLHNILSTHDRTIIFITHRLAVVDYCDQTLQLSRIEKQNAPV, encoded by the coding sequence ATGAATTGGAAATCGCTATTGAAAATACCTAAGAATCGCTATTCGGCAACCTCCCTTCTGCGCTGGCTATGGCTGGTGTGGAAAGGCAATCGCCTGCAGGCCGTATTGAATGCCTCGATCGGTGTGTTGCAGGTGGCGGCCAGTTTGGGGCAGGTGTGGGCCGTGAAGCATGCCATTGACGTGGCATCGGGGGCGATACAGGGGTCGGTCTATCGCGCCGTGGCCCTGATGGGACTGCTCATTCTGGTCGACTTCTCTCTCTCGATAGCCAGTACCTGGGTGCGCAGCATCCTGGGCATCAAAGCGCAGAACAGAATGCAGCAACGCATGCTCGACCGACTGCTACGTTCGCAGTGGCATGGACGGGGAGAGCTTCACTCGGGCGATGTGCTCAACCGACTGGAACAGGATGTGAGCCAAGTCGTCGTTTTTCTCACCGAGACCATTCCGTCCTCGCTCTCGGTGTTGACCATGTTTGTCGGAGCCTTTTTCTATCTCTTCTCCATGGATCGATTGCTGGCTTTCGTCACCGTTGGCATCATTCCCATTTTTATTCTTGTAAGTCGCACCTATGTGGGACGGATGCGGCAGTTCACCCGTAAAGTGCGCGACTCCGACAGTAAGGTGCAGAGCGTGCTACAAGAAACCATCCAGAACCGAATGCTCATCAAAACTCTCGAGAGCACTACGGTCATGGTAGACAAACTGGGCGACACCCAGGGCGAACTGCGCCGGCATGTGGTGCGGCGGACGGTCTTCTCGGTGTTCTCCAACCTCGTGCTCAACTTCGGGTTTGCCCTGGGCTACCTCGTGGCTTTCCTCTGGGCCGCTATCCGGCTCTCCCATCACACCCTGAGCTTCGGCGGAATGACGGCCTTCCTCCAACTCGTCAACCGCATCCAGGGGCCGGCCCGGAATCTTACGAAGCTGGCCCCCGCCTTCGTTGCCGTTTTCACTGCTGCCGAACGATTGATGGAACTCGAAGAAAACCCGCTCGAGGAACAAGGCGATCCCATCCTTCTGCCCTCGCCCTGCGGCGTGCGTCTGAGTGGAGTGAGTTATGCCTACAGCGACGAAGAGCGAACCATCCTCAAAGATCTCGACTTCGATTTTCCTCCCGGCAGTTGCACCGCTGTGCTGGGCGAGACTGGTGCCGGAAAAACCACTCTCATCCGTCTGCTTCTCGCCCTCGTGACTCCGCAGCAGGGACGAGTCGAAATCTATGCCGGCGACACCCACCTTCCCCTCTCTCCGCTCACGCGCTGCAACTTCGTTTACGTGCCGCAGGGCAATACGCTGCTGAGCGGAACCATCCGCGACAATCTGCGACTGGGTAACTTGTCGGCCACCGACGAGGAAATGATCGAAGCTCTACACCGCAGCTGTGCCGACTTTGTCATGGAACTGCCTCAAGGCCTCGACACTGTCTGCAGCGAACTGGGTGGCGGACTCAGCGAAGGTCAGGCTCAGCGCATCGGCATCGCCCGTGCTCTCTTGCGCAACCGCAGCATCATGCTCTTCGACGAGGCCACCAGTGCCCTCGACCCCGACACTGAACGTCAACTGCTGCATAACATTCTCTCCACCCACGACCGAACCATCATTTTCATCACCCATCGCCTGGCCGTGGTAGACTATTGCGACCAAACGCTGCAACTCTCACGAATCGAAAAACAAAACGCCCCCGTATGA
- the purL gene encoding phosphoribosylformylglycinamidine synthase encodes MILFFKTQKETVIATEVDHQPQPNELERLCWLYGDATLMTTQELEGFYVGPRREMVTPWSTNAVEMTQNMNLDGILRIEEFFPVASAKAEHDPMLQRMYEGIGQDVFRVEREPQPVKHVENLEEYNEAEGLALSADEITYLHEMERQLGRRLTDSEVFGFAQINSEHCRHKIFGGRFVIDGEERESSLFELIKKTTAEHPGQILSAYKDNVAFAAGPVVEQFAPADPTTADFFRVKDIESVISLKAETHNFPTTVEPFNGAATGTGGEIRDRMGGGVGSWPIAGTAVYMTSYPRFDGGREWERLLPVRQWLYQSPEEILIKASNGASDFGNKFGQPMIAGSVLTFEHQEEGQPLYAYDKVIMLAGGVGYGTRRDCLKVEPKKGNKVVVVGGDNYRIGLGGGSVSSVDTGRYGNGIELNAIQRANPEMQKRAYNLVRALVEGNDNPVVSIHDHGSAGHLNCLSELVETCGGEIDMAQLPVGDKTLSAKEIIANESQERMGLLIDEQHIDRVRKIAQRERAPLYVVGETTGDAHFSFKQADGTKPFDLEVAQMFGHSPQTVMRDQSVERHYAPVEYNATPDGEELNAYLERVLQLEAVACKDWLTNKVDRSVTGRVARQQTQGEIQLPLSDCGVVALDYRGRAGVATALGHAPQAALASPEAGSVLSVAESLTNLVWAPLAHGLGGVSLSANWMWPCRSQTGEDARLYQAVEALSDFCCAIGVNVPTGKDSLSMTQQYPDGQKVIAPGTVIVSSGGEVSDVRGVVSPVLVNDKDSTLYYIDFSFDEQRLGGSAFAQSLGRVGDDVPTVKSAEYFVDAFCAVQELVHRGWLLAGHDVSAGGLITTLLEMTFANRHGGLHIDLHELGTADVVCNLFAENPGVVIQVSDERKKELHEWLDSQGVAYAEIGHPVPDRRTLTVMKANAEYVFDIDALRETWFRTSYHLDAHQSRNGMAKKRWLNYKKQPIELRFNPGFTGRLEQYGLDPNRRTPSGIRAAIIREKGTNGEREMAYALYLAGFDVKDVTMTDLIAGRETLEDIRLIVFCGGFSNSDVLGSAKGWAGAFLYNPKAKEALDRFYARPDTLSLGICNGCQLMVELNLINPEHEHRTHLCHNTSQKFESCFLGLTIPENHSVMLSSLSGSKLGLWVAHGEGRFYLPEAEDRYHVIAKYNYAEYPGNPNGSDYNVAGICSADGRHLAMMPHLERAIFPWQNAYYPRERRADELTPWMEAFVNAREWVKSH; translated from the coding sequence ATGATTCTTTTTTTTAAGACGCAGAAGGAAACCGTAATTGCAACGGAAGTTGACCACCAACCGCAACCAAACGAATTGGAGCGGCTGTGCTGGCTCTATGGCGACGCCACGCTGATGACGACGCAGGAGTTGGAGGGATTTTATGTGGGGCCACGCCGTGAAATGGTGACGCCCTGGAGCACGAATGCCGTTGAGATGACGCAAAATATGAATCTCGACGGCATTCTGCGTATCGAGGAGTTCTTCCCCGTGGCCAGTGCCAAAGCCGAGCACGACCCCATGCTGCAACGAATGTACGAGGGTATCGGGCAGGACGTGTTCCGTGTGGAGCGAGAACCACAACCCGTCAAGCATGTGGAGAATCTGGAGGAATATAACGAGGCGGAAGGCTTGGCTTTGTCTGCCGATGAAATCACCTATCTGCATGAGATGGAACGACAACTGGGACGACGGCTCACCGACTCGGAAGTGTTCGGCTTCGCACAGATCAACTCGGAACACTGTCGGCACAAAATCTTCGGCGGCAGGTTCGTTATCGACGGCGAAGAACGCGAGTCGTCACTCTTCGAACTCATCAAGAAAACCACGGCCGAACATCCCGGACAAATTCTCTCGGCCTACAAAGACAACGTGGCCTTTGCCGCAGGGCCGGTGGTGGAACAGTTTGCTCCGGCAGACCCGACAACGGCCGACTTCTTCCGCGTGAAAGACATTGAAAGTGTCATCTCGCTCAAGGCCGAAACCCATAACTTTCCCACCACGGTGGAACCCTTCAACGGGGCGGCCACCGGAACGGGCGGAGAGATTCGCGACCGCATGGGCGGCGGCGTAGGCTCGTGGCCCATCGCCGGAACGGCCGTTTATATGACGTCTTACCCGCGGTTTGATGGCGGGCGCGAGTGGGAACGACTGCTGCCCGTTCGGCAGTGGCTGTATCAGTCGCCCGAGGAGATTCTCATTAAAGCCTCGAACGGAGCCAGCGACTTTGGCAACAAATTCGGTCAGCCGATGATCGCCGGGTCAGTGCTCACGTTCGAACATCAGGAGGAGGGTCAGCCACTCTATGCCTACGACAAAGTGATTATGCTGGCCGGTGGCGTGGGCTACGGAACGCGGCGCGACTGTCTCAAGGTCGAACCCAAGAAAGGTAATAAGGTGGTGGTGGTTGGCGGCGACAACTACCGCATCGGACTCGGCGGCGGATCGGTCTCGTCGGTCGATACCGGGCGTTATGGCAACGGAATCGAACTCAACGCCATTCAGCGCGCTAACCCCGAAATGCAGAAACGGGCCTATAACTTGGTGCGAGCTCTGGTCGAGGGCAATGACAATCCTGTTGTTTCTATCCACGACCACGGCTCGGCCGGACATCTCAACTGTCTGAGCGAACTGGTGGAGACCTGCGGCGGAGAAATCGATATGGCGCAACTCCCCGTTGGCGACAAGACACTCTCGGCTAAAGAAATCATCGCCAATGAGAGTCAGGAACGTATGGGGCTGCTCATCGACGAGCAGCACATCGACCGCGTTCGGAAGATCGCTCAACGCGAGCGTGCCCCGCTCTATGTCGTGGGCGAGACCACGGGCGATGCACACTTCTCTTTCAAACAAGCCGATGGCACGAAGCCTTTCGATCTGGAAGTGGCGCAGATGTTCGGTCACTCACCCCAAACGGTGATGAGAGATCAGAGTGTGGAACGTCACTATGCCCCCGTGGAATACAATGCTACGCCCGACGGTGAAGAACTCAACGCTTATCTCGAACGCGTGTTGCAGCTCGAGGCCGTGGCCTGTAAAGACTGGCTCACGAATAAGGTAGACCGGTCGGTGACGGGTCGGGTGGCACGCCAACAGACGCAGGGCGAGATACAACTACCCCTGAGCGACTGCGGCGTCGTGGCCCTCGACTATCGTGGACGTGCCGGTGTGGCCACAGCTCTGGGACATGCCCCGCAGGCGGCACTGGCTTCGCCCGAAGCCGGGTCGGTGCTCTCGGTGGCCGAGTCGCTCACCAATTTGGTGTGGGCGCCGCTGGCCCACGGGCTTGGCGGTGTGAGCCTGTCGGCCAACTGGATGTGGCCTTGTCGCTCGCAGACCGGCGAAGATGCTCGACTCTACCAAGCCGTAGAAGCCTTGAGCGACTTCTGTTGTGCTATCGGCGTAAACGTCCCCACGGGAAAAGACTCCCTCTCGATGACCCAGCAATATCCCGACGGGCAGAAGGTGATTGCCCCGGGAACGGTGATTGTGAGTAGCGGCGGCGAAGTGTCGGATGTACGAGGCGTGGTGTCGCCCGTGCTGGTGAACGATAAGGACTCCACCTTATATTATATCGACTTCTCCTTCGACGAGCAACGCCTCGGTGGAAGTGCCTTCGCCCAAAGCCTGGGCCGTGTGGGCGACGATGTGCCCACGGTGAAGAGTGCCGAATACTTCGTCGATGCTTTCTGTGCTGTGCAGGAACTCGTTCATCGCGGTTGGCTCTTGGCTGGGCACGATGTCTCTGCCGGCGGACTCATCACCACGCTCCTCGAGATGACCTTCGCCAATCGTCATGGCGGTCTGCATATCGACCTGCATGAATTGGGAACAGCCGATGTCGTGTGCAATCTCTTTGCCGAAAATCCCGGCGTAGTGATTCAGGTGAGCGACGAGCGAAAGAAAGAGCTGCACGAATGGCTTGATAGTCAGGGTGTGGCCTATGCCGAAATCGGCCATCCTGTGCCCGATCGTCGCACGCTCACGGTAATGAAAGCCAATGCGGAATATGTCTTCGACATTGATGCTCTTCGCGAAACCTGGTTCCGCACCTCCTATCATCTCGATGCCCATCAGAGCCGGAACGGCATGGCCAAGAAACGCTGGCTGAACTACAAAAAACAGCCCATCGAACTGCGCTTCAATCCCGGCTTCACTGGTCGACTGGAGCAGTATGGTCTCGACCCCAACCGCCGCACGCCCAGCGGCATCCGTGCTGCTATTATTCGTGAGAAAGGCACCAATGGCGAGCGCGAGATGGCCTACGCTCTTTATCTGGCAGGGTTTGACGTGAAGGATGTGACGATGACCGACCTCATCGCCGGTCGCGAGACACTGGAAGACATTCGACTGATCGTCTTCTGCGGCGGATTTTCCAACTCCGATGTTCTCGGTTCGGCCAAGGGTTGGGCAGGAGCCTTCCTCTATAACCCCAAGGCCAAAGAAGCCCTCGATCGTTTCTACGCTCGCCCCGATACCCTCTCGCTGGGTATCTGCAACGGTTGTCAGCTCATGGTAGAGCTCAATCTCATCAACCCCGAGCACGAACACCGCACCCACCTCTGCCATAACACCTCGCAGAAGTTCGAAAGCTGCTTCCTGGGGCTCACCATCCCCGAGAATCACAGCGTGATGCTGAGTTCGCTCAGCGGGAGCAAACTTGGTTTGTGGGTGGCGCATGGCGAAGGTCGGTTCTATCTGCCCGAGGCCGAAGACCGCTATCACGTTATTGCCAAATACAACTACGCCGAATATCCAGGCAACCCGAATGGATCGGACTATAACGTGGCTGGCATTTGTTCTGCCGACGGTCGCCACCTGGCGATGATGCCCCACCTCGAGCGTGCCATCTTCCCCTGGCAGAACGCCTATTATCCCCGCGAACGCCGTGCCGACGAGCTCACACCCTGGATGGAAGCCTTTGTCAATGCCCGAGAGTGGGTGAAATCGCATTGA